A window of Kyrpidia spormannii genomic DNA:
CACATCCGGATGATCCAGGTGTCGGGAGGCCGGGTGAACCTTTTCGGGCGAGAGGTGCCCACCAACCCGATGATTGGCGTGATCGGGACGGCGCCCTCGGGAGATTCGCCGATTCCCTGCGGGACGCCTGGGGATCACGGCGGGAATATGGATTGTAAGCGTATCACCGAAGGGGCCATTCTACTGCTTCCGGTCAACGTGCCCGGGGCGCTTTTCGCCTTGGGGGACCTGCACGCCTCCATGGGGGATGGCGAGGTGGCGGTGTGCGGGGTGGAGATCGCCGGGAAGGTGACGGTGAAACTCCATGTGCTGAAAGGGCTCACCTGGCCGACTCCGATGGTGGTGGACGCCGAGCGGGTGATGACCATCGCCTCGGCCGCGACCCTGGACGAGGCGGCAGTCATGGCCACCAAGCGCATGGCCCACTGGATGTCCGGGCAGACCGGGATCTCCGGGGCCGAAGCGATCTTTTTGCTCAGCGCCAAGGGGGAGTTACGCATCTGCCAGGTGGTGGATCCGCTGAAGACTGCCCGGATGGAGTTCGACCGGGCTTGGCTGGAGGAGATGGGGATTTCCTTTGGGAATCTGTAGGGAACTCCCAGGGGGCGGGAGTTCACCACACAGGGCCGCCCCCATCCTCATTTGATCAGGAGGTGTGTCGACGTGGCCGACGCATCGCGCATCGTGCCCATTTCCGGCGGGTACCACGTGTGGACCCGGCGGCTCGGGGAGAGTCCCGTCAAATTGCTTCTCCTTCACGGCGGCCCGGGATTCAATCACGAGTATCTGGAGATCTTTGCCGAACACCTGCCGCCAAACGGAATCGAGCTCTATTTTTACGACCAGCTGGGATCGTATTTTTCCGATCAACCGGATGATCCATCGCTCTGGACGGTGGATCGTTTCCGGGAAGAGGTGGAGGAGGTCCGGCGTTTCCTCGGCCTGGGTCCCTTCTACCTGTGCGGGCAGTCCTGGGGCGGAATGCTTGCCATCGAGTACGCCCTTCACTACCCCGATGCGGTGAAAGGGCTGATTATCTCCAACATGACCGCCTCGGTGGAATCATACGTGCGCAGCGTGAACCGATTGCGCGATCAACTGCCCCGAGAGCTGGTGGATGTGATGAAGCGCTATGAGGCGGCGGGCCAGTATGACGCCCCGGAGTACCAGGAGATTCTCATGAACCACCTTTACCGCAAGCACCTGTGCCGGCTGGACCCTTGGCCGGAGCCGGTGTTGCGGGCTTTTGCCCACGCGAACAACCAGGTGTACAACGTGATGCAGGGTCCCAACGAGTTTGTGGTCACCGGGAATTTCAAGGACTGGGATCGGTGGGATGATCTTCACCGGCTGCCGATGCCGACCCTGCTTTTGGTGGGGCAATATGACACCATGGCGGTGGAGGACATCGAGGAGATGGGGCGGCGAATCCCCCGCTCCCGGGTGGCGGTCTGCCCGAACGGCAGCCACATGTGCATGTGGGACGACAGCCAGGCGTATTTTGGCGCCTTGCTCGGCTTTATCCGGAGTGTGGAGGCCGGGGCGGAGGTGTGAGGTGCGCCGGAGGGAGAGGCGGTACAGCTGCACCCTCGTGGCGGCCGCACCCCCACCCCGGGGCGGCCGCGCGCTCACCCTGGGGACACGGTGGGAAAGGGAGTGTGCGGGGAAGGGGCGGGTGGCCTCTGGGCCGCCGGCCCCTAACCTGTATTCGTTAAGCCTGAACGGATGAGTGTTGCCAATAGTCACGAATCGCGTCGCAAACTTCCTCGTAATGATTGTCAAGAAAGTTCATGATTGTCTTCGCTTCCTTGGGGTCGGATCGCCAGCCGGCGTGATTAAAATCATTGCGATAATTGGCAATGTCATGAAACCATTTGACCATCTCGGGATATTGCAACAATCGGTTGACCAGTTCCATATTATACGATTCAGAAGAAGAATCCACCGGTCGCTTATCTTTTAACTTTGAAGCATAGTGGAGGTGCCGGGCAACGTCCTCCCGATCATTTACCCGTTGCTTGTCATACCCTTCCCGCTCACATACTGCAGTGATGACCAATTCATTCAAAAGGGTAAAGGTCTGTTGGACGAGTCCATGGCGTTTGCACCAGTCAATCGCCGCAAACCCAGCCTGGATCACATCATCATCTTCCATCGGCTGTAACTCTCGATTCACTCGGTCCAACAGAATGTTAATCGGCTGAAAATCCGGCAGC
This region includes:
- a CDS encoding proline iminopeptidase-family hydrolase, giving the protein MADASRIVPISGGYHVWTRRLGESPVKLLLLHGGPGFNHEYLEIFAEHLPPNGIELYFYDQLGSYFSDQPDDPSLWTVDRFREEVEEVRRFLGLGPFYLCGQSWGGMLAIEYALHYPDAVKGLIISNMTASVESYVRSVNRLRDQLPRELVDVMKRYEAAGQYDAPEYQEILMNHLYRKHLCRLDPWPEPVLRAFAHANNQVYNVMQGPNEFVVTGNFKDWDRWDDLHRLPMPTLLLVGQYDTMAVEDIEEMGRRIPRSRVAVCPNGSHMCMWDDSQAYFGALLGFIRSVEAGAEV
- a CDS encoding acetamidase/formamidase family protein; this encodes MATHQLSSSHLIYAMSAGNRPALRVHNGDRVVIETADCFENQIRSESQDFGGLDWERINPATGPIYVEEAEPGDILAVHIEKMELAPRGVMTTGPGLGVLGDELADNHIRMIQVSGGRVNLFGREVPTNPMIGVIGTAPSGDSPIPCGTPGDHGGNMDCKRITEGAILLLPVNVPGALFALGDLHASMGDGEVAVCGVEIAGKVTVKLHVLKGLTWPTPMVVDAERVMTIASAATLDEAAVMATKRMAHWMSGQTGISGAEAIFLLSAKGELRICQVVDPLKTARMEFDRAWLEEMGISFGNL